The proteins below come from a single Chryseobacterium nepalense genomic window:
- a CDS encoding T9SS type A sorting domain-containing protein produces the protein MKKLVSLFTIHALCLLFSSLCYGQLTTVKIDKNITYQNIKGFGGFVCSPQFAYNHMSTSEIQTLWGSGSTAGYNIMRLYIPEDSNNWSVVLPTAQLAKSMGLTIFASPWTMPAAWKTNNHVNAVYTDANGVQQIGYLKPENYQDYALYLNSFVTYLQSNGVDLDYISIQNEPDEMAQYQGCIWTPTQIATFVKDYGHLINCKVIAPESVGFTDNFANAMLNTATMANFEVYGGHQYGLMQSAYKQFQNSNKEIWQTEYLINWNSGSQTPRDFNWNLDAFNFASSINNSMLGNINAWIHYASKRYYGLMGDGTNGTAAGVITKRGYILSHFAKYATGKTRIAATWGDSTGALQGSSYISSDGNQVVLMVINPSSNTYNLKVDLPFYTTSGTKILTNSSSDMLTTPVSFSTQTFRPGVEITPSSVMTFVFNKSADRPVSSMTGGNIRYNKIETQTATNSAFGTAFNISNTTVTFSNPSPLFSNNMTASNGYLQLNDRFNKLILHVNSYTTAGQSYSDNTTLYYINSQGMAKSYNYGRINFPSGGNFDITLDISRQVLTDGCKGILGLRNSNYSSVLTLNLGDVYFNVGNEIASKFNGTYSDSDSNMMDALENGYYTSLDFRTVSGITATNWQPLSVNSNNIFYVNSNVNSTANNVISGTNCSNLVLSDSGKDFQVPFNFTAGAASYSRVFNGYDVLLLPFEANIPSGVNVYLMSPGTTAISCTPVSNGVIPANTPVLVNATGNVTFTGTGNVSTPKAITVSQMNGVYHTIKVPANAYVLKTENGVTGFYKVAAGSEPMINPFRAYVSEENTYAANILPLNFSVLSAKETELNQSKIYPNPAKTEIFIELKSSNSTASIYDSKGSLIRSGLKMTSGKNRIDVSALTSGVYFIELSDENNKVLTHKFIRQ, from the coding sequence ATGAAAAAACTAGTCAGCCTTTTTACTATTCATGCGCTGTGCCTGCTTTTTAGCAGCTTGTGTTACGGACAGCTTACCACTGTTAAGATCGATAAAAATATTACCTACCAGAATATAAAAGGTTTTGGTGGGTTTGTCTGCAGCCCTCAGTTTGCGTATAATCATATGTCAACATCTGAAATTCAGACACTTTGGGGATCGGGAAGTACAGCGGGATATAACATTATGCGATTATATATTCCTGAAGACAGCAATAACTGGAGTGTGGTATTACCTACTGCACAGCTTGCAAAATCAATGGGTTTAACCATTTTCGCAAGTCCGTGGACGATGCCCGCAGCATGGAAAACCAACAATCACGTAAATGCAGTGTATACCGATGCAAACGGCGTACAACAAATTGGTTATTTAAAACCGGAAAACTATCAGGATTATGCTTTATATCTCAATAGTTTCGTAACTTATCTTCAGTCTAACGGTGTGGATCTGGACTATATTTCCATTCAGAATGAACCTGATGAAATGGCACAATACCAGGGATGCATCTGGACTCCTACGCAAATTGCGACTTTCGTAAAAGATTACGGTCATCTCATCAACTGTAAGGTGATTGCTCCGGAAAGTGTAGGTTTTACTGATAATTTTGCCAACGCTATGCTGAATACCGCTACAATGGCTAATTTTGAAGTGTACGGTGGACATCAGTACGGATTGATGCAGTCTGCTTACAAGCAATTTCAGAATTCTAATAAAGAAATATGGCAGACGGAATATCTCATCAACTGGAATTCAGGAAGTCAGACGCCGCGCGATTTTAACTGGAATCTGGATGCTTTCAACTTCGCTTCAAGTATCAATAATTCGATGTTGGGGAATATCAATGCCTGGATTCATTACGCTTCCAAAAGATATTACGGACTGATGGGAGACGGTACCAACGGAACTGCGGCAGGAGTAATAACAAAAAGAGGATATATTCTTTCTCACTTTGCCAAATATGCAACAGGAAAAACGCGTATTGCAGCAACCTGGGGAGACAGTACGGGTGCGCTTCAGGGATCTTCCTACATTTCTTCAGACGGGAATCAGGTGGTTTTAATGGTCATTAATCCTTCATCAAACACTTATAATCTTAAAGTGGATCTGCCTTTTTATACGACTTCAGGAACAAAAATATTAACGAATTCTTCGTCTGATATGCTTACAACTCCGGTTTCATTCAGTACACAGACTTTCCGGCCGGGAGTGGAAATAACACCGTCCAGCGTAATGACTTTCGTTTTTAACAAAAGCGCCGACAGGCCTGTTTCTTCAATGACAGGAGGAAATATTCGTTACAACAAAATAGAAACGCAGACAGCAACAAATTCAGCTTTCGGAACAGCATTTAACATCAGCAACACAACCGTTACTTTCTCCAATCCAAGCCCTTTGTTCAGTAACAATATGACCGCTTCCAATGGTTATCTTCAGCTGAATGACCGGTTTAATAAACTGATATTGCATGTTAACAGTTATACAACGGCAGGGCAGAGCTATTCGGATAATACGACTTTATACTATATTAACAGTCAGGGAATGGCCAAATCCTATAATTATGGAAGAATTAATTTTCCTTCGGGCGGAAACTTTGATATCACTTTAGATATTTCAAGACAGGTTCTTACGGACGGATGCAAAGGCATTTTAGGACTTAGAAATTCAAACTACAGTTCTGTACTTACGCTGAATTTGGGAGATGTTTATTTTAATGTGGGAAATGAAATTGCATCAAAGTTTAACGGCACGTATTCGGACAGCGACAGCAATATGATGGATGCGCTGGAAAACGGATATTACACATCTTTGGATTTCAGAACAGTTTCAGGAATCACCGCCACCAACTGGCAGCCTTTAAGCGTTAATTCAAACAATATATTTTATGTGAATTCAAATGTAAATTCTACCGCTAACAATGTCATTTCGGGGACAAATTGTTCAAACCTTGTTCTCTCAGATTCAGGAAAAGATTTTCAGGTACCATTTAATTTCACAGCAGGAGCAGCTTCCTACAGCAGGGTATTTAATGGTTATGATGTACTGTTGCTGCCTTTCGAAGCCAATATTCCTTCCGGAGTGAATGTATATCTGATGTCACCCGGAACAACGGCTATTTCCTGCACTCCGGTTTCTAACGGAGTTATTCCGGCCAATACTCCGGTGCTTGTAAACGCTACAGGAAACGTTACATTTACCGGTACGGGAAATGTCTCTACCCCGAAAGCAATCACTGTCAGCCAGATGAATGGTGTTTATCATACAATTAAAGTTCCTGCCAATGCTTATGTTTTAAAAACAGAAAACGGAGTAACAGGATTTTATAAAGTTGCAGCAGGCAGCGAACCGATGATTAATCCTTTCAGAGCTTACGTGAGTGAAGAAAATACATATGCAGCCAATATTCTTCCGTTAAATTTCTCAGTGCTTTCGGCAAAAGAGACAGAATTAAATCAGTCTAAAATATATCCTAATCCTGCAAAAACGGAAATTTTTATAGAACTGAAATCCAGTAATTCGACGGCTTCTATTTATGACTCAAAAGGAAGTTTGATCAGATCAGGTCTGAAAATGACTTCAGGTAAAAACAGGATTGATGTTTCAGCACTTACTTCAGGAGTTTATTTTATTGAATTATCTGATGAAAACAATAAGGTCTTAACGCATAAATTTATAAGGCAGTAA
- a CDS encoding glycoside hydrolase family 3 C-terminal domain-containing protein: MKKILLNISIFICAVSSAQNIKYPFQNPKLPVDQRIENLLGLLTVDEKIGMMMDNSKAVPRLDIPGYGWWNEALHGVARAGTATVFPQAIGMAATWDVPEHLKTFEMISDEARAKYNKSFDESQKTGRYEGLTFWTPNINIFRDPRWGRGQETYGEDPYLTSVLGVAAVKGLQGNDPKYFKTHACAKHFAVHSGPEWNRHSYNAEVSKRDLYETYLPAFKALVLEGNVREVMCAYNAFDGQPCCANNTLLTEILRGKWNYDGMVVSDCWALADFYQKQYHGTHPDEKSTAADALKHSTDLECGDTYNNLNKSLASGLITEKDLDISMRRILKGWFELGMLDPKSSVHWNSIPYSVVDSEEHKKQALKMAQKSIVLMKNENNVLPLNKRIKKIAVVGPNADDGLMQLGNYNGTPSSIVTILDGIKAKFPNAEIIYEKGTEVADPSSRASLYQNFLSQKKGEKGMKVAFFNNNEFKGEPANISVNKAGINYNSFGGTQLAPNVGRENTSAIISGIFKSPYTGDVILSPSTSDVYTLFVDGKEIAIRKGPDARHPSEFPVKMEKGKEYQIELRHTQKGKYVSITFDVYRKDPVNFTSVREKVKDADVIVFAGGLSPSLEGEEMMVNAEGFKGGDKTSIDLPKVQRELLAELRKTGKPVVFVLCTGSSLGLEQDEKNYDALLNAWYGGQSSGTAVADVLAGDYNPSGKLPITFYKNLEQLDNNLSKTSKHQGFENYDMQGRTYRYMTEKPLYAFGHGLSYSKFNYGDAKLSKNTINTNENLNITIPVKNISKVDGEEVIEVYVKRNNDASAPVKTLRAFERILIKAGETKNVQLTISQDSFKFYDEKVDDLAPKAGNYTIFYGGTSDESGLKSLQLKVN; the protein is encoded by the coding sequence ATGAAAAAGATTCTGTTAAATATATCAATCTTCATCTGCGCTGTCTCATCTGCACAGAATATCAAATATCCTTTTCAAAACCCCAAACTTCCGGTCGATCAGAGAATCGAAAATCTTCTCGGATTATTAACGGTGGACGAAAAAATCGGGATGATGATGGACAATTCCAAAGCAGTTCCCAGATTGGATATCCCCGGTTACGGCTGGTGGAATGAAGCACTTCACGGTGTTGCAAGAGCGGGAACGGCTACCGTTTTTCCACAGGCAATAGGAATGGCAGCAACCTGGGATGTTCCGGAACATCTCAAAACTTTTGAAATGATTTCCGATGAAGCCCGTGCCAAATACAATAAATCTTTTGACGAATCCCAGAAAACAGGCCGTTACGAAGGTCTTACTTTCTGGACGCCGAATATCAACATTTTCCGTGACCCGAGATGGGGAAGAGGCCAGGAAACCTATGGTGAAGATCCGTATCTGACTTCCGTTTTAGGCGTTGCTGCGGTAAAAGGCTTACAGGGAAATGATCCGAAATATTTCAAAACCCACGCCTGCGCCAAACACTTCGCAGTTCACAGTGGCCCGGAATGGAACCGACATTCTTACAACGCCGAAGTTTCCAAACGAGATTTGTACGAAACCTATCTTCCGGCTTTCAAAGCATTGGTGTTGGAAGGAAACGTAAGGGAAGTAATGTGCGCTTACAATGCATTCGACGGGCAGCCTTGTTGTGCCAACAATACTTTATTAACTGAAATTCTTCGTGGAAAATGGAACTACGATGGAATGGTCGTTTCAGATTGCTGGGCGTTGGCAGATTTCTATCAGAAACAATACCACGGAACACATCCTGACGAAAAAAGTACCGCCGCAGATGCCTTGAAACATTCGACAGATTTGGAGTGTGGTGACACGTATAATAATTTAAATAAATCTTTAGCAAGCGGATTAATCACCGAAAAAGATCTCGATATTTCAATGAGAAGAATTCTGAAAGGCTGGTTTGAGTTGGGAATGCTCGATCCTAAATCTTCCGTTCACTGGAACTCAATTCCATATTCTGTTGTGGATTCTGAAGAACATAAAAAGCAGGCTCTAAAAATGGCACAAAAATCAATTGTGCTGATGAAAAATGAGAATAATGTTTTGCCTTTAAATAAAAGAATCAAAAAAATCGCCGTTGTCGGTCCAAATGCTGATGACGGACTGATGCAGCTGGGAAATTACAACGGAACACCTTCTTCAATTGTTACTATTTTGGATGGAATTAAAGCCAAATTTCCAAATGCTGAAATCATTTATGAAAAGGGAACCGAAGTGGCCGATCCATCGTCCAGAGCTTCGCTTTACCAAAACTTTTTAAGTCAGAAAAAAGGCGAAAAAGGAATGAAAGTAGCGTTTTTCAACAATAATGAATTCAAGGGAGAACCTGCAAATATTTCAGTTAATAAAGCAGGAATCAACTACAACAGTTTCGGCGGAACCCAGCTTGCCCCGAATGTCGGAAGGGAAAATACTTCGGCGATTATTTCCGGTATTTTCAAAAGTCCTTACACTGGTGATGTTATTCTTTCACCTTCAACATCTGATGTTTACACACTTTTCGTTGACGGAAAAGAAATCGCAATCAGAAAAGGTCCCGATGCCAGACATCCTTCAGAATTTCCCGTGAAAATGGAAAAAGGCAAAGAATATCAGATTGAACTTCGTCACACCCAGAAAGGAAAATATGTGAGCATCACTTTCGATGTTTACAGAAAAGACCCTGTGAATTTTACTTCAGTTAGGGAAAAAGTGAAAGATGCAGATGTTATCGTTTTCGCAGGCGGACTTTCTCCAAGTCTGGAAGGCGAAGAAATGATGGTGAATGCAGAAGGTTTCAAAGGTGGTGATAAAACTTCCATTGATCTTCCGAAAGTTCAGCGTGAATTGCTCGCTGAATTAAGAAAAACCGGAAAACCTGTCGTTTTCGTGCTTTGTACGGGAAGTTCATTAGGATTAGAACAGGATGAAAAAAATTATGATGCTTTATTGAATGCATGGTATGGCGGACAATCCAGCGGAACTGCGGTTGCAGATGTTTTGGCGGGCGATTACAATCCGTCCGGAAAATTGCCAATCACATTCTACAAAAATCTGGAACAGCTCGACAATAATTTGTCTAAAACCAGCAAACATCAGGGCTTTGAGAATTACGATATGCAGGGAAGAACCTATCGTTATATGACTGAAAAACCGTTGTACGCTTTCGGACACGGGCTGAGCTATTCAAAATTTAATTATGGTGATGCTAAATTGAGCAAAAATACCATCAATACGAATGAAAATTTAAACATTACAATTCCTGTTAAGAATATTTCTAAGGTAGATGGAGAAGAAGTGATTGAAGTGTACGTGAAAAGGAATAATGATGCTTCAGCTCCTGTAAAGACTTTGAGAGCTTTCGAAAGAATCTTGATTAAAGCTGGTGAAACCAAGAATGTTCAGCTTACTATTTCTCAGGATTCATTTAAATTTTATGATGAAAAGGTAGATGATTTGGCTCCAAAAGCAGGCAACTACACCATTTTTTATGGCGGAACTTCTGATGAATCCGGATTGAAAAGTCTTCAGTTAAAAGTAAATTAA
- a CDS encoding Crp/Fnr family transcriptional regulator, translating to MEKFIDYILQFDNLNNQQLDFIKSKAREIELHKDEFFWEAGKTVKQIGFLTDGIIRVFYYNNKGEEITRYFIDEKHLILSGNTIDEIYMPSEYLSAITDCKLVVFSRQDWKEISQTIINWDHIIQKIITKHHSEKIVRRSELVSQDGTERYLDFIQKFPTLVNRVPLSYIASYLGITQSSLSRIRKNIR from the coding sequence ATGGAAAAATTTATTGATTATATCCTGCAATTTGATAATCTGAACAATCAACAGCTGGATTTTATAAAAAGTAAAGCCCGTGAAATCGAACTCCACAAAGATGAGTTTTTCTGGGAAGCCGGAAAAACAGTTAAACAGATTGGGTTCCTTACAGATGGTATCATTAGGGTTTTTTATTACAACAATAAAGGCGAAGAAATTACGCGATATTTCATTGACGAAAAACATTTGATTTTGTCAGGAAATACAATTGACGAAATTTATATGCCTTCAGAATATTTATCGGCCATTACAGACTGCAAGCTGGTTGTTTTTTCAAGACAGGACTGGAAAGAAATCTCCCAGACAATAATAAATTGGGATCATATTATTCAGAAAATAATTACCAAACATCACAGTGAGAAAATCGTTCGGAGAAGTGAACTGGTCTCACAGGATGGAACTGAACGCTATCTTGATTTTATTCAGAAATTTCCAACCTTGGTCAACCGTGTTCCTTTATCATACATCGCTTCTTATCTTGGGATTACCCAGTCTTCATTGAGCAGAATAAGAAAAAATATCCGTTAA
- a CDS encoding aldo/keto reductase, which produces MNTRKLGKSGLEVSELGFGCMGLSFPNAPAKDESIQLIRSAVENGITFFDTAQGYGENEILVGEALKPLRNEVVIATKFGFKDGNVKFGLDSRPETIKAVAEASLKRLRTDVIDLFYQHRPDPDVPIEDVAGTVKDLIQQGKVKHFGLSEANAETIRKANSVLCVTALQSEYSMFYREPEKEIIPVLEELGIGFVPFSPLGKGFLTGTINADVELAKEDTRNMLPRFSRENREANQALVDLVVSIATGKNATPAQIALSWLLAQKSFIVPIPGTSKLHRLQENISAIGISLSKEELKEINSALATIKIVGERYPAYMRDSAERK; this is translated from the coding sequence ATGAATACACGAAAATTAGGCAAGAGCGGATTAGAAGTCTCAGAATTGGGTTTTGGCTGTATGGGATTAAGTTTCCCAAATGCACCGGCAAAGGATGAAAGCATACAACTGATTCGTTCGGCAGTTGAAAACGGAATCACTTTTTTCGACACGGCTCAGGGTTACGGCGAAAACGAGATTTTAGTTGGCGAAGCACTCAAACCGTTAAGAAATGAAGTTGTCATTGCAACAAAGTTTGGTTTTAAAGATGGTAATGTGAAATTCGGTTTAGACAGTCGTCCGGAAACCATAAAAGCAGTTGCAGAAGCTTCTTTGAAAAGATTGAGAACCGATGTCATTGATTTGTTTTATCAGCATAGACCCGATCCTGATGTTCCGATTGAAGACGTTGCAGGAACCGTAAAAGATTTGATACAGCAGGGAAAAGTAAAACATTTCGGATTGTCGGAAGCCAATGCAGAAACCATTCGTAAAGCAAATTCTGTTCTGTGCGTCACGGCTTTGCAAAGCGAGTATTCGATGTTTTATCGTGAACCTGAAAAAGAAATCATTCCTGTATTGGAAGAGTTAGGAATTGGTTTTGTCCCTTTCAGCCCTTTAGGCAAAGGCTTTCTGACGGGAACAATCAACGCTGATGTTGAATTAGCTAAAGAGGATACCCGAAATATGCTGCCACGTTTCAGTAGAGAAAACAGAGAAGCCAATCAAGCTTTGGTGGATTTGGTTGTATCGATTGCGACAGGCAAAAACGCAACACCTGCACAAATTGCATTAAGTTGGTTGCTTGCTCAAAAATCTTTTATTGTCCCAATTCCGGGAACATCAAAATTACATCGCTTACAGGAGAATATTAGTGCAATAGGCATCTCACTTTCAAAAGAAGAATTGAAAGAAATAAATTCTGCTTTGGCAACTATTAAAATTGTGGGCGAAAGATATCCTGCATATATGCGGGATTCTGCAGAAAGGAAATAG